The region TGAACACAAACCGACTATGCCGCTGCAGTTCGCTCCATGATCCCAATAAGAGCCCTTTGCGTTTCTCTTCTTCCAGCGTAGCCAGCGGCAGCAAACGGTGCTCCACCCAATAGGCGAGCCCTTCGTCGTCTTCGAGCGAAACCGATTCGGCGGCGTCGCTCGGTTGCGTCGCGGCGACGATCAAAGACATCGTTTCCGCCAGGTCACCGACCGAATCGTAACAGGCCTCGAATAACCAGTCGTCGATCTCGGCGACTTCTGCCGTCCATTGACGAAGTACCCCGGTCGGAATCAAACGTTTGATGCGTTGCCCGCTCAAGAAGTAAACACCCCAAGCCCCATCCGCCGGTTCGCAGTGGCTGAAGTAGTGTACGAGTGCATCGATTTTGGCGTTGGTGCCGGATGCTTCGTCAAGCTGGCGATACAGTTCTGCGAATTGCCTCACGCTGAACGATCTCCTTCCTGCCCACTAACGGCCGCCTCGTCGTCTTCGGTATCTGTATCGACGGCCATGTCGTCATCTTCTCCGGTGAAAAGCGTGCTGAGTGCATCCGCTTCTAGTCCCTGCTGTTGCAGATACCGTACCATCGGTCCAGTCTGGCCGTGCGTTAGTAGTACCCTTTCCGCTTGGCTGGCATCAATTGTTTCGATCAATCCGTTCCAGTCGGCATGGTCAGAAACGACAAACCCTCGGTCGACATTGCGTCGTCGACGATTCCCACGAACCATCATCCAGCCTGACGCAAATGCGGTGGAAGCCTTTTTGAACTTCCGTAGCCAGACCGAACCGAGTGTCGATGGCGGTGCGACGATCAGGCCTGACGACCAACGATCAGCCGCCCCATCTCTACCGGCATAGTGTGTCTCCGGTAAGGCAATTCCGGTTTCGCGGTAGGCCCGATTGATCCCTTCGACGGCACCATGGCAGAAGATCGGTCCAATGCTTGCGTCGACTCCGGCAATCAAACGTTGGGCTTTTCCCAATGAATAAGCAAATAGCACCGACGGACGTCCCTCGGCCGCGTTGTTTCGCCACCATGCATTGATGGAAGCGAAGAGCGTTTCATCTTTCTCCCACCGATAGATTGGCAATCCAAACGTGCATTCACTGATCAGCGTATGGC is a window of Bremerella sp. TYQ1 DNA encoding:
- a CDS encoding ligase-associated DNA damage response exonuclease yields the protein MIEVTQAGLYCRAGDFHIDPWRPTSRAIVTHAHSDHARYGSERYLTSTEGEHVLRKRLGENVQIDTLAYGESIDLNGVNVSLHPAGHVLGSSQVRLEYRGEVWVVTGDFKLGSDATCSEFEPVACHTLISECTFGLPIYRWEKDETLFASINAWWRNNAAEGRPSVLFAYSLGKAQRLIAGVDASIGPIFCHGAVEGINRAYRETGIALPETHYAGRDGAADRWSSGLIVAPPSTLGSVWLRKFKKASTAFASGWMMVRGNRRRRNVDRGFVVSDHADWNGLIETIDASQAERVLLTHGQTGPMVRYLQQQGLEADALSTLFTGEDDDMAVDTDTEDDEAAVSGQEGDRSA